The Bos javanicus breed banteng chromosome 18, ARS-OSU_banteng_1.0, whole genome shotgun sequence genome has a segment encoding these proteins:
- the RPS16 gene encoding small ribosomal subunit protein uS9 — protein MPSKGPLQSVQVFGRKKTATAVAHCKRGNGLIKVNGRPLEMIEPRTLQYKLLEPVLLLGKERFAGVDIRVRVKGGGHVAQIYAIRQSISKALVAYYQKYVDEASKKEIKDILIQYDRTLLVADPRRCESKKFGGPGARARYQKSYR, from the exons ATGCCGTCCAAGGGCCCTCTGCAGTCGGTGCAAGTCTTCGGACGTAAG AAGACGGCCACAGCCGTGGCGCACTGCAAACGAGGTAACGGCCTCATCAAGGTGAACGGACGACCCCTGGAGATGATCGAACCGCGCACGCTGCAATACAAG CTACTGGAACCTGTTCTGCTCCTGGGCAAGGAGCGATTTGCTGGTGTGGACATCCGCGTCCGAGTGAAGGGTGGTGGTCACGTCGCCCAGATTTACG CCATCCGCCAGTCCATCTCCAAAGCCTTGGTGGCCTATTACCAGAAAT ATGTGGATGAGGCTTCCAAGAAGGAGATCAAAGACATCCTCATCCAGTATGACCGGACCCTGCTGGTAGCCGATCCCCGTCGCTGCGAATCCAAGAAGTTTGGAGGTCCTGGTGCCCGTGCCCGCTACCAGAAATCCTACCGATAA